One stretch of Flavobacteriales bacterium DNA includes these proteins:
- a CDS encoding cytochrome c oxidase subunit II, whose protein sequence is MEKLLIFLVIAIVAIAVVQIVRVYELASKVKGGGVEETVTKGENALNANLFILFMVAFFGSIIWMMFVYGDGGMGEAASVHGQEIDSLLTLNWWIILPVFFITNTLLFVFVRMYLYNPNRRALYFAHSNKLEMIWTVFPSMALAVIIIFGLKTWNSVMNPEQKGTVIEIYAQQFGWTARYAGEDNKLGRADYKLITNDNPLGVISKEGIEGSYAYLDKKIEGLETKLAENKVGDEYLLPDAKIKEMTNKLESLKRQKYRIKGGIDKGIEPGVFEMANNDVLTKELHLIKGETYTFQFRSKDIIHSAWFPHFRAQMNCVPGMITNFTFTPNKTTLEVRADEFTKEHYKKINEFHNERMRKIGEPEEEVEFDFVLMCNKICGASHYNMQMKVIVETEEEFKAWIESQKQIDGKTPKYWGSQSVAEAK, encoded by the coding sequence ATGGAAAAGTTATTAATATTTTTAGTCATAGCAATAGTTGCTATCGCTGTAGTACAAATTGTAAGAGTTTACGAATTAGCATCTAAAGTCAAAGGTGGTGGTGTTGAAGAAACAGTTACAAAAGGAGAAAATGCATTAAATGCAAACTTATTTATTCTGTTTATGGTAGCTTTCTTTGGATCTATCATTTGGATGATGTTTGTATATGGAGACGGGGGAATGGGAGAAGCTGCTTCTGTTCACGGTCAAGAAATAGATTCATTATTAACCTTAAACTGGTGGATTATTTTACCAGTGTTCTTTATTACAAATACTTTGTTGTTTGTTTTTGTAAGAATGTATCTGTATAATCCAAATAGAAGAGCATTATATTTTGCACACAGTAATAAATTAGAAATGATTTGGACTGTATTCCCATCAATGGCTTTGGCAGTAATCATCATTTTTGGATTGAAAACTTGGAATTCAGTAATGAATCCTGAACAAAAAGGTACAGTAATCGAAATTTATGCACAACAATTTGGTTGGACAGCAAGATATGCTGGAGAAGACAATAAATTAGGAAGAGCTGATTATAAATTGATTACTAATGATAATCCTCTAGGAGTTATCTCTAAAGAAGGAATCGAAGGATCTTATGCTTATTTAGATAAAAAGATCGAAGGGTTAGAAACAAAATTAGCAGAAAATAAGGTAGGTGATGAGTACCTTTTACCTGATGCTAAGATTAAGGAAATGACCAATAAGCTAGAAAGCTTAAAACGTCAAAAATATAGAATCAAAGGAGGAATCGATAAAGGAATTGAGCCAGGTGTTTTCGAAATGGCAAATAATGATGTCCTTACAAAAGAGTTACACCTTATCAAAGGAGAAACTTATACTTTCCAATTTAGATCAAAAGATATCATTCACAGTGCTTGGTTCCCACACTTTAGAGCACAAATGAACTGTGTTCCTGGGATGATAACTAACTTTACATTTACACCTAATAAAACAACATTAGAAGTAAGAGCTGATGAGTTTACCAAAGAACACTATAAAAAGATCAACGAATTTCACAATGAGCGAATGAGAAAAATTGGTGAGCCAGAAGAAGAAGTTGAGTTTGATTTTGTTTTAATGTGTAACAAAATATGTGGAGCAAGCCACTATAATATGCAAATGAAAGTTATTGTTGAGACAGAAGAAGAGTTTAAAGCTTGGATTGAATCTCAAAAGCAAATCGACGGAAAAACTCCAAAATATTGGGGATCTCAATCAGTAGCTGAAGCGAAGTAA
- a CDS encoding quinol:cytochrome C oxidoreductase — MEYQISDKAKKVTLGLAIVGLVLMIIGFFSQKEYVFAEKIDEHSVNIEYWGNAEQAKIDALKTDLVATMEAKGYQLDIHDAGHGHADHHGESHDAHADHDGHGEHAEHGDEHEAHGSHHASPTFLWSVHIKHAEGHEAHGGHHEDAAQTIVELCESGTIAFSDSKFRRFWSNLLINGFFFFGIALGALFYLALHYATESGWGVVLLRVFEGVSQALPIGIIVLVIVFATGAMGLHDIYSWMDPENVKADHLIWRKSGYFNQIFFWIRVVAYFGIFIYFMKWFRKMSMREDEEGGTVLHFTMFRRAALFLVFFAVFSSTMSWDFIMSIDIHWYSTLFGWYTFSGIWLSGIIMVLMITGYLKSLGYLEFVKQSHIHDLAKWMFALSFLWSYLWFSQFMLIWYSNIGEETIYYWERIMEYKYLYFTMFGLNFVLPMVFLMARDVKRSWGFIVVIGSIIFVGHWFDVFMMVMPGTLHDEWSFGLLDVGMFALFLGGFLFTVLKSMGNASLVQKNHPFLEESKHHEF; from the coding sequence ATGGAATATCAAATTTCTGATAAAGCAAAAAAAGTAACGCTAGGACTAGCTATTGTTGGTTTAGTTTTAATGATTATTGGATTTTTCTCACAAAAAGAATATGTTTTTGCTGAGAAAATAGACGAACATTCGGTGAATATCGAATATTGGGGAAATGCAGAACAAGCTAAAATTGATGCATTAAAAACCGATTTGGTTGCAACAATGGAGGCTAAAGGATATCAGTTAGATATTCACGATGCTGGACACGGACATGCAGATCATCATGGAGAGAGTCATGATGCACACGCAGATCACGATGGACATGGAGAACATGCTGAGCATGGAGATGAACATGAAGCTCACGGAAGTCATCATGCAAGTCCAACTTTCTTGTGGAGTGTGCATATTAAGCATGCCGAAGGTCATGAAGCTCACGGTGGTCATCACGAAGATGCAGCTCAAACAATCGTTGAATTGTGTGAATCTGGGACTATTGCTTTTTCTGATTCTAAATTCAGAAGATTTTGGTCAAACCTTTTAATCAATGGATTCTTCTTCTTTGGTATAGCATTAGGAGCTCTATTTTATTTAGCATTGCATTATGCAACTGAGTCTGGATGGGGAGTTGTATTATTAAGAGTATTTGAAGGGGTATCTCAAGCATTACCAATTGGTATTATTGTTTTAGTTATTGTTTTTGCTACTGGAGCAATGGGCTTACACGATATTTATTCATGGATGGACCCAGAAAACGTAAAAGCTGATCACTTAATTTGGAGAAAGTCAGGTTACTTTAACCAAATTTTCTTCTGGATTAGAGTTGTCGCGTATTTTGGGATATTTATCTATTTCATGAAATGGTTTAGAAAAATGTCGATGAGAGAAGACGAAGAAGGAGGTACAGTGCTACACTTTACTATGTTTAGAAGAGCAGCATTATTCTTAGTTTTCTTTGCTGTTTTCTCTTCAACAATGTCTTGGGATTTTATCATGTCAATTGATATTCACTGGTATAGTACACTATTTGGATGGTATACATTCTCAGGAATTTGGTTGTCAGGAATCATTATGGTTTTAATGATTACTGGGTACTTAAAGAGTTTAGGATATTTAGAGTTTGTTAAACAATCACATATTCACGATTTAGCAAAATGGATGTTTGCTTTAAGTTTCTTATGGAGTTATTTATGGTTCTCTCAATTCATGTTAATCTGGTATTCAAATATCGGTGAAGAAACTATTTACTATTGGGAAAGAATCATGGAGTACAAATACCTATACTTCACAATGTTTGGATTAAACTTTGTTTTACCAATGGTATTCTTAATGGCAAGAGATGTAAAGAGATCTTGGGGATTCATTGTAGTGATTGGATCGATCATCTTCGTTGGACACTGGTTTGATGTATTTATGATGGTTATGCCTGGTACTCTTCACGATGAGTGGTCATTTGGATTGTTAGATGTTGGAATGTTTGCATTATTCTTAGGAGGATTCTTATTCACTGTATTGAAATCAATGGGGAATGCTTCATTAGTACAAAAGAATCACCCATTCTTAGAGGAAAGTAAACACCACGAATTTTAA
- a CDS encoding cytochrome c, translating to MKINLKYISIFTIGGALMLSSCIKSEDSPGYEYVPDMYRSQAIEAYVDYGLVKDDEYSEEAQVRKNTISARTPAEGTIPFTANPEKAAILMPYGYENTPEGYEAAANNNIPAVFLEDVDGNVKEGKRLYNIMCQHCHGMKGQGDGGVVEVGGFNPPSPYDGAYKDRPLGKIFHVITYGKGAMGPHASQLNKEERWKVAMYVRTLQHGGDFKLNELKPVSDSTAVVMDSVAVVEPGAGH from the coding sequence ATGAAAATTAATTTAAAATATATATCGATTTTTACAATAGGAGGAGCGCTAATGCTTTCGTCTTGTATAAAAAGCGAAGATAGCCCAGGATATGAATATGTCCCAGATATGTATCGTTCTCAAGCAATTGAAGCATACGTAGATTATGGTTTAGTTAAGGATGATGAATACAGTGAAGAAGCTCAAGTTAGAAAAAATACAATTTCTGCAAGAACTCCTGCTGAAGGAACAATTCCATTTACTGCTAATCCAGAAAAAGCGGCTATATTAATGCCTTACGGTTATGAGAATACTCCTGAAGGTTATGAAGCAGCAGCAAACAATAATATTCCAGCTGTTTTCTTAGAAGATGTGGATGGAAATGTTAAAGAAGGAAAGCGTCTATATAACATCATGTGTCAACATTGTCATGGAATGAAAGGACAAGGAGATGGAGGTGTTGTAGAAGTAGGAGGGTTCAACCCACCGAGTCCTTATGATGGAGCCTATAAAGATAGACCTCTAGGAAAAATATTTCATGTCATTACTTATGGTAAAGGAGCAATGGGACCACATGCCTCTCAATTAAATAAAGAGGAAAGATGGAAAGTTGCTATGTATGTAAGAACCTTACAACATGGAGGAGATTTTAAATTAAACGAATTAAAACCAGTTTCAGATTCAACTGCTGTCGTAATGGATTCAGTAGCTGTTGTTGAACCAGGTGCAGGTCATTAA
- a CDS encoding DUF3341 domain-containing protein — protein MADKVIYAMYDDDDVTKDAAKKMIAKGVHIADVFSPFPIHGIDPIIGVKETRLGIVSFMFGITGLTLAMLTIRYMMIVDWGGINIGGKPNFDFLGNMPSFVPIMFEFTVLCAAHGMAFVYFLRNGILPGMPSRNPDPRTTDDRFVVEIRPEENTQFSMDELNAIVKSTPIVELEEKVIK, from the coding sequence ATGGCAGATAAAGTTATATATGCAATGTACGATGATGATGATGTGACAAAAGACGCAGCTAAAAAGATGATAGCTAAGGGCGTACACATCGCAGATGTTTTTTCACCATTTCCAATACACGGTATTGATCCTATTATAGGGGTAAAAGAAACACGTTTAGGTATTGTTTCTTTTATGTTCGGAATTACTGGATTAACACTAGCTATGCTTACAATCAGATATATGATGATTGTTGATTGGGGAGGAATTAATATCGGAGGTAAACCTAATTTCGATTTCTTAGGTAACATGCCATCATTTGTTCCGATTATGTTTGAATTTACTGTACTTTGTGCAGCTCATGGAATGGCATTTGTTTACTTCTTGAGAAATGGAATTTTACCAGGAATGCCATCAAGAAATCCAGATCCAAGAACTACTGATGATCGTTTTGTGGTTGAAATAAGACCAGAAGAAAATACGCAGTTTTCAATGGATGAGTTAAATGCAATTGTTAAATCAACACCTATTGTTGAGCTAGAAGAAAAAGTAATTAAATAA
- a CDS encoding TAT-variant-translocated molybdopterin oxidoreductase has translation MNKTYWKGLDEKHQTPEFIEKSQKEFKEDLPVGEFIGDEGASEFKTGRRDFLKFLGFGVAAATLASCEAPVIKSIPYVNKPEDITPGVANWYASTFYDGNDFANVLVKAREGRPIWVKGNKSFGLTKGGLTPRVAASVLNLYNGERLKGAYKGDAEITWADLDKEVGAKLKAIASKGGKVRLLTNSIISPSTQLVVGDFIASLGGGETPVLDEAGMPVLNEDGTPAMTSNGNADVKHVQYDAVSYSALRKANNESFGKNVIPDYDFSKAKVVVGIDADFLANWLMPTKFNVDFAETRKPESGWMSKHYHFDAVFSLTGANADVRTPIKPSEEGVVAAAILKEVTGKDLGVAIPENIAAVAKKIGKDLKAAKGESIVVAGANNKAIQVIVNAINSALGNYGKTIDLDNPLNVKQADDAKVEALVKEVEAGKVDALLMYGVNPVYTLPNGQKFAEGMAKIGLTVSFSEYKDETGALCTYNAPTHNYLEAWNDLNPKMGEYSIQQPIIRPMYDTRQMQDTLLVWAGKAERADRESKAFYNYMREAWNKYGFSQQTKYLTFDEYWNWAVHNGSAESSLIPATAVSFNDTTSSAAKTIKDIVAKAPELEVVMYQKVEMGEGQYAANPWLQELPDAMTKVTWDNYITMAPADCYVKFGLNGTAKSQWDGVHLGQEDKAYVATVTVGDHKLKLPVVPTPGQKVGTIGIALGYGRGANEEQIGKAAYQVTLDQTGEYLLDENGKKTPIGGNAYPFTSFVNGELTYNAPATFDLSVGERYYMACTQTHHTVMGRDSIVKETTLDTFINGSKHDYNHIHELHIHRKGHSEHVNPNEMSLWDEHPVEHVGHRWGMSIDLTSCNGCGVCIVACHSENNVPVVGKDEIRRARDMHWLRMDRYFSSAEEEKNKAYDLDPLTNDFDYGLMEIPEENPSVVFMPMMCQHCNHAPCETVCPVAATTHSNEGLNMMAYNRCIGTRYCGNNCPYKVRRFNWFNYRDYKKFDKVNPTHDATARMVLNPDVVVRSRGVMEKCSFCVQRIQEGKLNAKKEGRILVDGDVMPACGDACPSDCITFGDWNNEESAVRAKTEGDRAYQALEEVGIKPNVWYQVKVNNVEETVAHHAEATHADEGHESHGH, from the coding sequence ATGAATAAAACATACTGGAAAGGGTTAGATGAGAAACATCAAACACCTGAGTTTATTGAAAAGAGCCAGAAAGAATTCAAAGAAGATTTGCCTGTAGGTGAGTTTATTGGAGACGAAGGAGCTTCTGAATTTAAAACGGGTAGAAGAGATTTCTTGAAGTTTTTAGGTTTTGGTGTTGCTGCTGCAACATTAGCTTCATGTGAGGCACCTGTTATTAAGTCTATTCCTTACGTTAACAAACCAGAAGATATTACTCCTGGTGTAGCGAATTGGTACGCAAGTACATTCTATGATGGGAATGATTTTGCTAATGTTTTAGTAAAAGCTAGAGAAGGACGTCCAATTTGGGTTAAAGGAAACAAAAGTTTTGGATTAACAAAAGGTGGATTAACACCTAGAGTTGCAGCTTCTGTTCTTAATTTATATAATGGGGAACGTCTAAAAGGAGCTTATAAAGGAGATGCTGAAATTACTTGGGCTGACTTGGATAAGGAAGTTGGAGCAAAATTGAAAGCAATAGCGAGTAAAGGAGGTAAAGTAAGGTTGTTGACAAATTCAATCATCAGCCCTTCAACGCAGTTAGTTGTTGGAGATTTTATTGCTTCTTTAGGAGGTGGTGAAACACCTGTTCTTGATGAAGCGGGAATGCCAGTTTTAAACGAAGATGGAACACCTGCAATGACTTCTAACGGTAATGCAGATGTGAAACATGTTCAGTATGATGCGGTTTCATATTCAGCATTAAGAAAAGCCAATAACGAGTCGTTTGGGAAAAATGTAATTCCAGATTATGATTTTTCTAAAGCAAAAGTTGTTGTAGGTATTGATGCAGATTTCTTAGCAAACTGGTTAATGCCAACAAAATTTAATGTTGATTTTGCTGAAACAAGAAAACCAGAAAGTGGTTGGATGTCTAAGCACTATCATTTTGATGCGGTATTTAGTTTAACTGGAGCAAATGCTGACGTTAGAACTCCAATCAAACCATCAGAAGAAGGAGTGGTTGCTGCAGCAATTTTGAAAGAAGTAACAGGAAAAGATTTAGGAGTTGCTATTCCAGAAAATATAGCAGCTGTTGCTAAGAAAATAGGAAAAGACTTAAAAGCAGCGAAAGGAGAATCTATCGTTGTAGCAGGTGCAAATAATAAAGCAATTCAAGTTATTGTTAATGCAATTAATAGTGCATTGGGTAACTATGGAAAGACAATTGATTTAGATAATCCATTGAACGTTAAACAAGCTGATGATGCTAAAGTTGAAGCGCTTGTAAAAGAAGTAGAGGCTGGAAAAGTTGATGCTTTGTTAATGTATGGAGTAAATCCTGTTTATACTTTACCTAACGGTCAGAAATTTGCTGAAGGTATGGCTAAAATAGGATTAACAGTTTCTTTCTCAGAATATAAAGATGAAACAGGAGCATTGTGTACGTACAACGCACCAACACATAATTATTTAGAGGCATGGAATGATTTAAATCCTAAAATGGGAGAGTATTCAATCCAACAGCCAATTATCAGACCAATGTATGATACACGCCAAATGCAAGATACGTTGCTAGTATGGGCGGGGAAAGCAGAAAGAGCTGATAGAGAAAGTAAAGCTTTCTATAACTATATGAGAGAGGCATGGAATAAATATGGTTTCTCACAACAAACAAAATATTTAACTTTTGATGAATACTGGAACTGGGCAGTACATAATGGGTCAGCAGAAAGCTCATTAATCCCAGCAACAGCCGTTTCATTTAATGATACAACTTCTTCAGCTGCAAAAACGATAAAAGATATTGTTGCTAAAGCACCAGAATTAGAGGTGGTAATGTATCAAAAAGTTGAGATGGGAGAAGGACAATATGCTGCTAACCCATGGTTACAAGAGTTACCTGATGCAATGACAAAGGTAACTTGGGATAACTATATTACAATGGCTCCAGCAGATTGTTACGTTAAGTTTGGATTAAACGGAACTGCAAAATCTCAATGGGATGGAGTTCATTTAGGACAAGAAGATAAAGCTTATGTTGCAACTGTTACAGTTGGAGATCATAAACTTAAATTACCAGTAGTTCCAACACCAGGTCAAAAAGTAGGTACAATAGGTATCGCTTTAGGATATGGTCGTGGAGCAAATGAAGAACAAATTGGAAAAGCAGCTTACCAAGTTACTTTAGACCAAACAGGTGAATATTTGTTGGACGAAAATGGTAAGAAAACACCAATTGGAGGGAATGCATACCCATTCACAAGTTTTGTAAATGGAGAATTAACATACAATGCTCCAGCTACTTTCGATTTGTCTGTAGGAGAACGTTACTACATGGCATGTACTCAAACACATCACACGGTGATGGGAAGAGATTCTATTGTTAAAGAAACGACATTAGATACGTTCATTAATGGAAGTAAACACGATTATAATCATATTCATGAATTACATATTCACCGTAAAGGACATAGTGAACATGTAAACCCTAATGAAATGTCTTTATGGGATGAACATCCAGTAGAGCATGTAGGTCACAGATGGGGGATGTCTATTGACTTAACTTCATGTAATGGATGTGGTGTTTGTATCGTAGCTTGTCACTCTGAAAATAATGTTCCTGTTGTTGGGAAAGACGAAATCAGAAGAGCAAGAGATATGCACTGGTTAAGAATGGATAGGTATTTCTCTTCAGCTGAAGAAGAAAAGAACAAAGCCTATGACTTAGATCCTTTAACCAACGATTTTGACTATGGATTAATGGAGATTCCTGAAGAAAATCCTTCAGTTGTTTTCATGCCAATGATGTGCCAACACTGTAACCATGCTCCATGTGAGACAGTTTGTCCAGTGGCAGCTACAACACATAGTAACGAGGGGTTAAATATGATGGCTTACAACAGATGTATTGGAACACGTTATTGTGGAAATAACTGTCCTTACAAAGTAAGACGATTCAACTGGTTTAACTATAGAGATTATAAGAAGTTTGATAAAGTTAACCCAACGCATGATGCTACAGCAAGAATGGTATTAAATCCAGATGTAGTTGTTCGTTCAAGAGGGGTAATGGAAAAATGTTCATTCTGTGTTCAAAGAATCCAAGAAGGTAAATTAAATGCCAAAAAAGAAGGTAGAATCCTTGTAGATGGAGATGTGATGCCTGCTTGTGGTGATGCTTGTCCAAGTGATTGTATTACTTTTGGAGATTGGAACAATGAAGAGTCTGCTGTTAGAGCAAAAACTGAAGGCGACAGAGCATACCAAGCTTTAGAAGAAGTAGGTATTAAACCAAACGTTTGGTATCAGGTTAAAGTAAATAATGTAGAAGAGACTGTAGCTCATCATGCGGAAGCAACACATGCAGATGAGGGACATGAAAGTCACGGTCATTAA
- a CDS encoding c-type cytochrome → MKINWRNKIKTLGVTLAIFAAVPSGFAAEDGAALFKANCAACHKLDKNSTGPKLQGARALWEEAGEGEMIYEWIADPVGLAESGKSKRAAEVINFSKSQMTPQSVTKEQVDAILDYADAYVAPVKKKDTGGEVAVKEPTTNYVLWLIVSLLVAGVVAYAALSVKRLLSVAVAERKGEEVVTYDSTKDRVNSWIYRNWLFALLLFLVVAITAGVELFARGYEVNVISDYQPSQPVKYSHKLHAGDMGIDCKYCHNSAEKSKHAGIPTTNVCMNCHRMVPEGTETGTKEIAKLYAAAGYDPEKSDYNYDEYGNVIEGTPIVWNKAHNMPDHVFFSHAQHVNANTGNIDCRQCHGDVKTYTLGRVSTNEEINELAKTDDKIIPLEKPILTMGWCIECHNEKTVDLTKSDYYEEVHNRLKNRPDAMRRILEDEKVTVRELGGWECAKCHY, encoded by the coding sequence ATGAAGATTAATTGGAGAAATAAAATTAAAACTCTTGGAGTAACTTTAGCAATATTTGCTGCTGTTCCAAGTGGTTTCGCTGCTGAAGATGGTGCCGCTTTGTTTAAAGCAAATTGTGCTGCTTGTCATAAGTTAGATAAGAATTCAACTGGACCAAAGTTGCAAGGTGCGAGAGCACTTTGGGAAGAGGCTGGCGAAGGAGAAATGATTTATGAATGGATAGCTGACCCTGTTGGTTTGGCTGAAAGTGGTAAGTCGAAAAGAGCAGCTGAAGTAATCAATTTTAGTAAGTCTCAGATGACTCCACAGTCAGTTACCAAAGAGCAAGTGGATGCTATTTTAGATTATGCTGATGCTTATGTGGCTCCTGTAAAGAAGAAAGATACAGGTGGTGAGGTTGCCGTGAAAGAGCCAACTACAAATTATGTGTTGTGGTTGATTGTTTCGTTATTGGTAGCAGGTGTTGTAGCATATGCTGCATTGTCTGTGAAGAGGTTGCTTTCTGTAGCTGTTGCTGAAAGAAAAGGAGAAGAAGTTGTTACTTACGATAGCACTAAGGATCGAGTTAATTCTTGGATATACAGAAACTGGTTGTTTGCATTGTTGTTGTTTTTAGTGGTAGCAATAACAGCTGGTGTAGAGTTATTTGCTCGTGGGTACGAAGTAAATGTTATTTCTGATTACCAACCATCTCAACCTGTGAAATATTCGCATAAGTTGCATGCTGGAGATATGGGGATTGACTGTAAGTATTGTCATAATTCAGCTGAAAAGTCTAAGCATGCTGGAATTCCAACGACCAATGTTTGTATGAACTGTCATAGAATGGTGCCAGAGGGTACAGAAACAGGAACAAAAGAAATTGCTAAACTATATGCTGCTGCAGGTTATGATCCTGAGAAAAGCGATTATAACTACGATGAGTATGGGAATGTGATTGAGGGAACTCCAATAGTTTGGAATAAAGCCCACAATATGCCTGATCATGTGTTCTTTAGTCATGCTCAGCACGTAAATGCTAATACAGGGAATATCGATTGTCGTCAATGTCACGGAGATGTTAAAACTTACACGTTGGGTAGAGTTTCAACTAATGAAGAAATCAATGAGTTGGCAAAAACTGATGATAAAATTATTCCTTTGGAAAAACCAATCTTAACAATGGGATGGTGTATCGAATGTCATAATGAAAAGACTGTTGATTTGACGAAAAGTGATTATTATGAAGAAGTTCATAATAGATTAAAGAATCGTCCAGATGCAATGAGAAGAATATTAGAGGACGAGAAAGTTACTGTGAGAGAGCTTGGAGGATGGGAATGTGCTAAGTGTCATTATTAA